A region of the Lycium barbarum isolate Lr01 chromosome 1, ASM1917538v2, whole genome shotgun sequence genome:
tggtatctaaaaaatttagccatcgtcttctactactatttttatcatttatcttttgatagaatttaactatagcttcacagtctgttctaactagtatttctggtttatttaaaatatatagtctgaaactatttaatccatatattacggctaagatttctgcatctatactactcatatttcctttttctttatacttaccactttgataagcacatatcttttcttcatttttattactatacttactaggttttgcttttaatactgctccccatccttcaaaactaccgtctgtttctataattaaatagtctgtttctagtggcatatttaaatctggaatgttttttattttttcttttattttttgtactaatttaatgtcttcagtattaaagtgtttttgaccatttgatccagtctttgaatataatggtcctgctatttttcctaaatcttttataaaatttctagcataattgactattcctaaaaaattttgtaattctttaacattgtctaacttgtctggcatttctaaagcttttttggctatatgaggttgtaattttatcttaccttctcctagtactactcctaaaaagtttatataatttttacataattccattttctttttactaattattatcccattttctacaaataatctaaataccgtttgtaggtgtcctaaatgttctttaatatctttactaaatactaatatatcatctacatatactaatacaaaccttttatattctccaaatatactatccatttttctttgaaaaattggtggagctgtctttaatccaaatggcattactaaccattcgaaatgtccttcaggacaggtgaatgcagtccattctatactatcttcatgcattcgtacctgccaatatcctgatttacaatcaaatttgctaaatattttctttccttgtattctatttattagttatgttttgtctggtaacttatatccatctgttctagtgttatcattaagtcttttataatttattaccattcttgcttttcctcttactatttcactatgatttcttaccataaatgctgctgatctatgtttagaagtagatctccgtattgctcctaagtccaatagttcttttatttgtactttaaaatcttctacatcttgatttgttgcttcaatagatgctgttttaattatatagtctggatttattatatctaatttacatacaatcctgttatttttccagtgtcttaatggtttttctccaataatttctatttcatctagaatttttattatattatctaggtccttttgattttttattattcctattttttctattcctgttttaaaattatataactctgtctctatatctattaaagtataatctttttctagcaactcctcttcttctagaatttctttttcttctaaagttaaattttttatttcttgtttttctttacaacatgtattcttttcttcacattctttacaacaactatcttttttcttttgcaggtctgtggtagggatctttttatgacgaatccttgtttcagtcttaagaacttgtactggtgtataagtaatattttttaagaaaattactccatctcttgtaatcatacagctaccattattatgtaacatgaagtctaatcctatgacaaagtctacatttatattaaggtctcttacccatatcttatccattttataacttggcttgtaaaactctgaacatgtatttataaagctaatgtaggctttatgaacataatgtctatatatattatgggttccatccatttgcatggccgcaactggtttttctagaatttttattaaattaggtggaactattcttttatttattatgcactttgtgcaccctgaatctactaatgctaacgtttctatctcataatcatctattttaattcttgcaagtatttttattgttcctaattttttatcttcattacatactaatgcttcattgccttctatgctcattaattctgcttgagattcttctggtattattgttaatggtttcattattggttgtatatttgataatcttatttcttcgtcttcactatctacttctctttgttttcctctttctaggttacataatctggtttctaattcatttattcttgtttctaatgttattattcttagactaatagtagggtcttcaattttcttatgagttgtttctttatttatttttgttttaaattttttttctatacacattgtacatccttctatgtaacaatttttacatttaactcttttgtctctactaggatactatttacaaaagaaacatgcattactatccaatcctttatttcgttcaaactcatggttacagtcttcggctatatttgctaaattatccatggcttctaagtctagattttctaatcctatttcattaattaattcgtctgcttctgagtctgatgagtctgttttgattttttcttcagtgcctacacttactatagaatatatgctttctgtatctgacatatactcgtctacatttattaatgtttcttgaaaatcttcaattagctgggaatttcttgtcttattatttattctttttggacatgtatttgctaagtgttctacactttcacaagtgaagcattctaatttatttctataatttctttctgttcggtactttcttacatgcctatttctgtctaaataaggttttctagctgatgattttctaagataatatttctttctattatattgaggataatttctattatactgcgttcggtattttttatgctttttctttttataattgtctttatcataactttgtgtcgtgtaaactacgcttttacaaaagttcatttcattttcttttaactgtttttgtatttgtatatgagtacatttttcttgtagtatatccattatatgttgtatcctatgtcctatggaccatgttaaattaggattctgcattactccgtctctcttattccatctatcttctatttctcttcctaaggctcctggtagtttattaaataactttttacctaattcttgattaaatgcatttccactaatagtacagtagtaaaaataatcgtttaaaaatttcttaatatgaaaccaactacttatgcttagttgttctaattttattactgcatttctttgtagtactaataatccactatttggatcttcccctgtaatcaaagtatgtattttattagtaaaattatatgggtttgctcccatggatactaggtgttgaaattccattggaaaattttctttataagcttcccataaagctttggctgattctcctaaaaatgtttctaaatatttatacattgtttctgcgtctgtttcactatatgtttttatatagtctgctactactattcctttccaaagatctatcactgaattccatctttgcgggtcatgtgctgctatatttaatattttacctttattacctccttcttgaagaataatgggttcttctataggcattctttttcctgatggtttaacattatttaaaggttctcctcctgttctaaaaactcttcttctaggtacatttcctgtgctagtatctatagtatattgttctcctgttgttctttgaaatggactagaactagatgcactagattccattaattctttttgacttattatagagtctatttctagttcgtcatcactgttttgcatgtcttctaatattttatcaaaatcgtctgattttctttggtttatctgttctactctatatccccaattattagttcgggcttcacataatttaaagtgacttatggtttcttctattgttaattctcctaacttacatcctttacatttaaaaagcatatttttattttctttttgaagtctttttgctttttctatagcttcgtctaccgcaaactcgtcttgtattaattctatattcataaaagttgcgtctgtaatttcattttcgtctaaagtactttcttcttctatgtctttttgtggcatataattataattagtaaaacgtacagatgtctctcccttagaattagtgtacattaggtgggaTTCTGACTGTAAAATCTTTTTTGTATTAAAATCctctagattccattccatccctgcatattcttcaggatttatttttataggctttattagtcttattcctttatttcccattatttctactacatcttctaccttaattttaaattttgtattactattattagtcatttttcctagaaatcctacgcatattaataaattattaccgtcacacatctcttcatatcccttggtatgtattcctatttttatgtgctttccaaattctgctaaattcattataaaatctgggctaatataaaatattcctccattatttgtcatgtctacttccgttagtcctattattgattttttcatgtctgaccatctatcgtcataaattactattaaaactttagttcctaagttctttctagttagtccttttaatcctactactattaatcccatatgcattaaacttcttctagtattttttatttgtctcacagctactgggtctattaaatttatgatagtaattttatttcctatggctgatatttgttgttctctataatgtctatataattgagctgtacttgaaaactgtcttatattatatagagtttttggatttaacagtttcaattggttttgttgaaaaatttgtatatctctatctacgtctattacctcacttaactgctgattattttcttctggggttcttctatttaaaattcttgataaaaaattattacttattctattatctgaaaaatttactctttgtctttcttacAAGTAGGTATATAATGATAacactcaatatatatatatattgagtgatttgtaattttttaaatatataatgaatatcGATACTCATTCTTTTATTctattattattgtatattaattTGAGATCGAGGGAAATAAGAGTGCAAATTTTGGTTTAACCGATAAATGAACCGTAACGAATGCTATTGGTTTATCGATATTGAGTTATCAGTTAAACCAGACCGTTGGCCTAGAAGATATTTTTTTATCCGCTAACCGAATAACTGATGACTGATAACAAATATCTTATTCGTTCGGTCATCGGTTTAGCTTGTGTACAAACTAATAACCGATAAATCGAACTGAAAACAAATAAAATCTAACCGAACCGAGCAGGCCAGTAAGCAGCCCTAACTAGCCCCACAACTTTCAAATCCTAAATCCGCCTCTGAGGcaagtatgtttttttttttttttttccaatcacCACAGGCAAGTATTGATCATTTTTCCTTTTTGTTATTTGGAAGCAAATTTAACTACGGCCCTGAAACGTCAAAGTCTAAATCCgtcaaattaaaatatttataacGTGCTAGATtttgcccgtttcattttgtttctCGTCGTTATCTTCCCCTTTTTTCTCTATAAAAACCAATGTAGACTTATTGCCATTTTCTCATTACAAAAAATATTACTGTGCTAATTTCTTCTTCTTACAGCCCAATAAATTAATTATTCGCAGCGATGGCAATGTTAGGAGGTATTACCGATGTTCCTGCAGGATCCGAAAACAGCGTTAAGTACCAAGATCTTGCTCGTTTTGCTGTCCAGGATTTTAATCAGAAACAGGTTACTATTTTTTTTGATTTATTCTTCTAAAAGTTAGAGATTTGATGGATTTTCCTGTTTGTGGATTTGATtttgtttgttcttgttttttAATGTTGTTTGATTGTGTTTTTAAATAATAGTCCAATGGTGTTGGCCTTAATAATTAATGATACCACTGTTTCTACagtttttatgttgtttgattGTGTTCATTTTGCactcttccttttttttcttctttaacaGCATATGCTCTGGTATGATCACGGGTTTAAGTTATACATATTAGCAGTGTAAAGGTTCGACTTAACTGGCTATCACAAATTATTGCGCAACTATATTAGCTTGTTTTTAAGAGTTACTTGATGTTGTAGCAAGAGGCGGATAtaggatttgaaggtggcggGTGTCACAATGTTAGGAACGTGTATTTGGAtcgggtccatctctttttagtttattcgggtccACTTAATAGGTCTTTTTATttataaatatgaaaattacatctcaaaaatcaagaaactaaCATAATTAGCTTCTTAAATAAGGAATCACATCCATTAACAACaaggtaaaatcaacattttcaccaaggaacttgcatcttttatgtatattaaaagttgaacttgcacaagtaaaataacatcttcaataacggaattacaccaatcaaaataagaaaaataatagaaaaactcttcaataggtaattacaccccataagtaaatgtagaattagataaactacaagttctcaaaaataaatcataaatttcatatttTTTCTAAGCAATGCTTACGAAATTTctatcacaatttaagtagtaaactgatttaaattgaatttaaccaTTATAGAATAACACaattttttataatacactccctccgtccatttttatttatccactatactaaaaatatatgaccacttttacttgtaagttgtatagtttgaaaaaccaagacataatttacttttttatacctattttacccttattattaagtactacaatttatttctcattttatttattgtttattaAGAGTGTCTCGAGTTAAATATAGACAAttaaacatggacggagggagtaataaacaaaagaaattataaaaaaaaattgaattttgatctcaatccaaaattcccattgagacccacgtctttcgatttaaatactcacatatTTGAGATTGAGAGAAATGCtgaatttaagggattttgaagtttctatttgtgtgttctcgccagagatcacagataaaataatagaatagaGGAAAGGCaacataaataataaaaagataaatagaaaattgggagagccgaaaaaggaattactggtacaaaggaaCTAAAAAGCACAAAGAAAGATGGGAGTCGAAAAATgttcaaacttgtgtctaccaaCCATGACACCTTTATCTAATTTGCGACTGAGGGTTGCAGGATTAAATATTTAACCTAGTTTAAGCATATTGCAACATaggtatataaaaaatttatcaaGCCACCCCCACCCTAGAGGGTGGATCCGCCCTTGGTTGTAGCCTATAGCTAAGGGCGGAGGTAGAGTATGACTTACGGGATCTGATAAGTTCAACAACTTTGGCTCGAACCCTTTATATATGTTAAAAATTCATTGAACAAGTATAATAATAGATTTCAAACCCAATAAATAAAATCGGTTATCGGTAAAATCTTGAACTCCACTCCACAATTAAAATTAATTCTGGATCCAACGGAACTTAAACTCATTACATCCCATGTTGCTACTAAAAATAAGATTATGTTGGATTAGCTCTGGCACAACTCTATTTGTTAGACCAAGCAAATAAGCCATACGCTGAAGAGCAACTTACAAAGTACTACTCTTAAGTAACATAATTAATCATTCAACGAACAAAGAACTTTTGTATTAAGAAATTGTATAAGAAAGTAACATATAGCCTCATAACATTTTTAACTCTTTACACTAAGAAAACTCTACTATGCTTGAATATTGAAAAATGAACTGGGTTAGTCATGACCTTAGATTGGAGAGAGgtgcttagacaggacatgacccagtttcagcttaccgaggacatgaccttagataggaggttatggaggactcagattagggtagaaggttagtagataGTCGCAGTTTTGATATATAGTCTATTGTCATTTGATGCTTGCTACTATgtattgtttcttgtacttcaattatcttatttatctgtggtagctactgctttCTTTTCTCAGACTGCTCTATCatgacttattcgctttctttagtttcattttcattttacttTGAATTGCTTGTGCTTATCTGACTTTTtcttatgttttctcttgagccgagggtcttccggaaacagcctccctatcttccaagacaggggtaaggtctgcgtacactttaccctacctagaccccacattgtggatttcactgggtatgttgttgttgttgttgttgaactgTGTTAATCATATACATGTGGGGATAAAAAAGTGGTTTCCATATAAATTTATAGTATTCAATTGTAACCAGCTTTGCAAATGCACAAACTTCAAGCTTGTTTAAATTTTAGGTGGATAATCTGAAATGTTTACTTTTTGATGTCTTGAAAGTAGAGATGAATTCAACATTTAAACTTTATGCATTTTGAGTTACTTAGTTCTAACGAACTGTACTTCGCATGCTAACTCCGTCCCTTCTTCAAATGCATTATTAAGAATTAGTTTATTAAGTATTCATGACTTATAATTCTTTCATTTTGAACAACATGTGCTCTGTGAAGAATGCTCTTTTGGAGTTTGTAAAGGTTTTGAGTGTGAAGCAACAAGTAGTTAGTGGAATGATGTACTATATAACACTTGAGGCAATTGATGGTGGAAAGAAGAAAACATATGAAACCAAGATTTGGGTGAAGGAATGGGAGAAGTTCAAGGAAGTTCAAGAATTCAAGCTTGCTGGTGATGCCCGAGGGAGCTAATTAACTATTGCTTGGTGTATGAAATTACTCTTATGTTGGAGATAAATAAAGTCATTTTTATGTGGAAGTATTTGGATGTCGTAGTGTAAGTGTGTAGTGTATTCTCCAGGGAGCTAATTAACTATTGCTTGGTATATGAAATTATTCTTATGTTGAAGATAAATAAAGTCATTTTTATGTGGAAGTATTTGGATGTCGTAGTGTAAGTGTGTATATACACTACTATAAagtttttaaggtattgaaaatgTTACTTAGTTCAACATATTCTGTACGTAATATTGATCtgtacggatttttttttttttttttttaacgtcaTATGCAAATTAGTATTTTCCTTTTACTTTGGTTTTGTGTGAACTCACTGGAGATTTTTATGGGTCGGGTAATATCGAATATTTAAAGCATGATAACAATAAAATAGCAGTTGGGGATGTAGCTCAAATGGTAGAGCGCTCGCTTTGCATGCGAGAGGTACAGGGTTCGATCCCCTGCATCTCCACTTTTCATTTGGCTAATAAACTAATTAGGGTTTCAAGAATTCATGAAAAAGAAGCTATGTCCACATTATTATACAATGCATAAGTTGTTAGAGGAAAACCTTACTTCTATTTTAAGTAACTCTAGCAAATTTACaaagaaatctgaaaattttACAAATATTTAATCCTAACATTTATAACTTGTATATTAATTAATTTAAAGGATGGAAAATAAAACCCAAAAAATTGCATCTGAACTCACTAAGCTCACTAAGCAGCATTGCATAGT
Encoded here:
- the LOC132603456 gene encoding cysteine proteinase inhibitor-like, yielding MAMLGGITDVPAGSENSVKYQDLARFAVQDFNQKQNALLEFVKVLSVKQQVVSGMMYYITLEAIDGGKKKTYETKIWVKEWEKFKEVQEFKLAGDARGS